A single Cottoperca gobio chromosome 3, fCotGob3.1, whole genome shotgun sequence DNA region contains:
- the LOC115004771 gene encoding C-type lectin domain family 18 member A-like, whose amino-acid sequence MGSGTASRCLDLFLFLSLLPPFITANRIITDTPEPQKSTITGLGVKEHSQIVAQHNRLRSRVKPMAANMQKMEWNEKLALLAKERAVLCHTDPPPERSSSFSHIGWNTHLSAYGVTSISDTIHSWFEEGKDFLYLSGQCWENATCQHYTQLVWATSSHVGCASQLCRREGDLWEMFVCAYYPGGNWEVNGRLVMPYNSGLYCSLCTSSMSGCFRLWDHVGGLCEIPRNPCRMSCGQHGHLNISSCKCMCDPGYTGRLCQVRCSVQCLHGRFKEEECSCLCDVGYGGAECAEKVPFPFQSCDMMIDGDCFMVSSEADTYYGAKSHCQERSGILAQIHNQKVQDILAFYLSQLKTGNEVTNTDFETQNFWIGLTYKPLKDSFRWDTGEIPRFSSFAFGQPDNQGFGNCVELRASSAFNWNDQRCKTQNRYICLHAAEHIARWEDGR is encoded by the exons ATGGGGTCTGGAACAGCGTCCCGGTGTTTGgatctgtttctctttttgtctctgctgCCCCCGTTTATCACCGCGAACCGGATAATCACAGACACACCGGAGCCCCAGAAATCCACCATCACCG GGCTCGGGGTGAAGGAGCACTCGCAGATCGTTGCTCAGCACAATAGACTGCGCAGCCGGGTCAAACCCATGGCAGCTAACATGCAAAAAATG GAGTGGAATGAGAAGTTGGCCTTGCTTGCAAAGGAGAGGGCGGTGTTGTGTCACACAGACCCGCCTCCTGAACGCTCCTCGTCTTTCAGTCACATCGGCTGGAACACACACCTCTCTGCTTATGGTGTCACCTCCATTTCTGACACCATACACTCTTGGTTTGAGGAGGGGAAAGATTTTCTCTACTTGAGTGGGCAATGTTGGGAGAACGCCACCTGTCAACACTATACACAG TTGGTGTGGGCCACTTCGAGTCACGTGGGCTGTGCCAGCCAGCTGTGTCGGAGAGAAGGAGACCTCTGGGAGATGTTTGTCTGTGCATATTACCCTGG GGGTAACTGGGAGGTGAACGGTCGGCTGGTGATGCCCTATAACTCGGGGCTGTACTGCTCGCTCTGCACATCTTCCATGTCTGGCTGCTTTAGACTGTGGGACCATGTAGGTGGATTATGTG AGATTCCAAGGAATCCGTGTCGAATGAGTTGTGGTCAACACGGCCATCTTAACATCTCATCCTGCAAGTGCATGTGTGACCCGGGCTACACCGGACGCCTCTGCCAGG tacggtgtagtgtgcagtgtctACACGGTCgtttcaaagaagaagaatgctCTTGCTTGTGTGATGTTGGCTATGGTGGTGCTGAGTGTGCAG AGAAAGTGCCGTTTCCTTTCCAGAGCTGTGATATGATGATAGATGGTGATTGCTTCATGGTGTCTTCAGAAGCGGACACATACTATGGAGCCAAGAGTCACTGTCAG GAACGAAGTGGGATTCTAGCTCAGATCCACAACCAGAAGGTTCAGGACATCCTGGCGTTTTATCTCAGTCAGCTGAAGACGGGCAACGAGGTCACCAACACTGACTTTGAGACACAAAACTTCTGGATCG GTTTGACGTATAAGCCTCTGAAAGACTCATTTCGCTGGGACACAGGAGAGATCCCTAGATTCAGCAGCTTTGCCTTTGGGCAACCTGACAACCAAGG CTTTGGAAACTGTGTAGAGCTGCGGGCGTCGAGTGCCTTTAACTGGAACGACCAGCGATGTAAAACGCAGAACCGATACATTTGCCTGCATG CTGCAGAACACATTGCCCGGTGGGAGGATGGCAGGTGA